One genomic segment of Scomber japonicus isolate fScoJap1 chromosome 23, fScoJap1.pri, whole genome shotgun sequence includes these proteins:
- the LOC128353544 gene encoding plasma membrane calcium-transporting ATPase 1-like, whose protein sequence is MANNDRVSSCSVQELRVLMQLRGEEALSRIHESYGDVNRLCAKLRTSPVGGLDGNSEDIKRRKKQFGANFIPPKKPKTFLQLVWEALQDITLIILEVAAIISLGLSFYSPPDADRKHCGSAAGGVEEEGEAEAGWIEGAAILLSVVCVVLVTAFNDWSKEKQFRGLQSRIEQEQMFTVVRGGQVVQIKVTEIVVGDIAQVKYGDLLPADGILIQSNDLKVDESSLTGESDHVKKSLDRDPMMLSGTHVMEGSGKMVVTGVGVNSQTGIIFTLLGAGDENSSEGKEKEEPKKTEKKEKQKKNKVDAAEMQPIKEDGQPEKKKKNVSKKEKSVLQGKLTNLAVQIGKAGLFMSALTVLILITRFLIDTFWIQGVPWSRDCLPIYVQFLVKFFIIGVTVLVVAVPEGLPLAVTISLAYSVKKMMKDNNLVRHLDACETMGNATAICSDKTGTLTMNRMTVVQAFMAGRYYKVMAQPDQILPMILDLLIMGISVNCAYTSKILPPENEGGLPRQVGNKTECALLGYTLALHKDYQTVRNMFPEEKLFKVYTFNSVRKSMSTVLKNPDGSYRMFSKGASEILLRKCSKILIETGEAKVFKERDKDELVKKVIEPMASEGLRTICLAYKDFPTDDGEPDWDNESNILSGLTCIAVVGIEDPVRPEVPDAIKKCQRAGITVRMVTGDNINTARAIAIKCGILQPGDDFLCLEGHEFNQRIRNEQGEVDQERFDNVWPKLRVLARSSPTDKHTLVQGIIESTALEQRQVVAVTGDGTNDGPALKKADIGFAMGIAGTDVAKEASDIILTDDNFSSIVKAVMWGRNVYDSISKFLQFQLTVNVVAVIVAFTGACITQDSPLKAVQMLWVNLIMDTFASLALATEPPTEALLLRNPYGRNKPLISVTMLKNILGHAVYQLIVIFTLLFEGEKMFNIKSGRNAPLHSPPSAHYTIVFNTFVQMQLFNELNARKIHGERNIFKGIFNNLIFCTILLGTFVVQFIIVQFGGKPFSCVSLSVEQWLWCVLLGSGSLVWGQVVTCIPTSWLKFLGKACQCTQRNGNQEDEMEDQDETDQTEEEKQKGNWFRNRNRIKTQIHVMAAFRGSLSPYESLEKHGSRGSIDLFMAQHKFHSKESVPQIALQLPTPPNTTPPASN, encoded by the exons ATGGCCAACAATGACAGGGTGTCCAGCTGCTCAGTGCAGGAGCTGCGTGTGCTCATgcagctgagaggagaggaggcactAAGTAGGATCCATGAGTCTTATGGAGACGTTAACAGACTGTGTGCCAAACTGAGGACGTCACCTGTTGGTG GTTTAGATGGAAACTCGGAGGAcatcaaaagaagaaaaaaacagtttggagCAAATTTCATCCCTCCTAAAAAGCCAAAAACCTTTTTGCAGTTAGTATGGGAAGCCCTGCAGGACATAACACTTATCATCCTGGAGGTGGCTGCCATCATTTCATTAGGTCTTTCTTTCTACTCACCACCAGATGCTGATAGAAAGC ACTGTGGCTCGGCAGCTGGTGGTGTAGAGGAGGAGGGCGAGGCGGAGGCCGGCTGGATTGAAGGTGCTGCCATCCTGCTCTCTGTGGTTTGTGTGGTTCTGGTAACGGCCTTCAACGACTGGAGCAAAGAGAAGCAATTCCGCGGCCTCCAGAGCCGCATTGAGCAGGAGCAGATGTTCACCGTGGTCCGAGGGGGGCAGGTTGTTCAGATCAAAGTGACAGAGATTGTCGTCGGTGACATCGCACAAGTGAAATATG GTGACCTCCTTCCTGCTGACGGCATCCTGATTCAGAGTAACGATCTCAAGGTTGATGAGAGCTCTCTGACTGGAGAGTCGGATCATGTCAAGAAGAGTTTGGACAGAGACCCTATGATGCTTTCAG gTACCCATGTAATGGAGGGCTCTGGTAAGATGGTGGTTACTGGTGTAGGTGTGAACTCACAGACTGGAATCATTTTCACGCTGCTTGGTGCCGGTGATGAAAACAGTAGCGAGGGCAAGGAGAAAGAGGAGCcgaagaagacagagaagaaggaaaagcaAA agaaaaacaaagttgaTGCTGCTGAGATGCAGCCAATCAAAGAGGATGGAcaaccagagaagaagaagaaaaacgtTTCCAAGAAGGAGAAGTCAGTCCTCCAGGGGAAGCTGACCAACCTGGCGGTGCAGATTGGCAAAGCAG GTCTGTTTATGTCAGCTCTCACCGTCCTCATACTTATCACCCGTTTCCTGATCGACACCTTCTGGATTCAGGGAGTTCCCTGGTCCAGAGACTGTCTGCCCATCTACGTGCAGTTCCTAGTCAAGTTCTTTATCATCGGTGTGACTGTGCTGGTGGTGGCCGTGCCAGAAGGTCTCCCTCTGGCCGTCACCATCTCCCTGGCCTATTCAGTCAAG aaaatgatgaaagacAACAACCTAGTCCGCCACCTGGACGCCTGTGAGACGATGGGCAACGCCACGGCAATCTGCTCAGACAAGACGGGCACGCTCACCATGAACCGCATGACAGTGGTGCAAGCCTTCATGGCTGGACGCTACTACAAGGTAATGGCGCAGCCGGACCAGATCCTCCCCATGATCCTGGATCTGCTCATCATGGGCATCAGTGTCAACTGCGCTTACACCTCCAAGATTTTG CCTCCAGAGAATGAGGGCGGGCTGCCCCGCCAGGTGGGAAACAAGACTGAGTGTGCCTTGCTAGGATACACCCTTGCGCTGCACAAAGACTACCAGACTGTTCGCAATATGTTCCCTGAGGAAAAACTGTTCAAGGTGTATACCTTTAACTCAGTGAGGAAGTCCATGAGCACCGTGCTGAAGAACCCCGATGGCAGCTACCGCATGTTCAGCAAAGGGGCCTCTGAGATCCTGCTCAGGAA GTGCAGTAAGATCCTGATTGAAACCGGTGAGGCCAAAGTCTTCAAAGAGCGGGACAAAGACGAGTTGGTAAAAAAAGTGATCGAGCCGATGGCGTCAGAAGGCCTGAGGACCATTTGCCTTGCCTACAAAGACTTCCCCACCGATGATGGAGAGCCAGACTGGGACAACGAGAGCAACATCCTCTCTGGCCTCACCTGCATTGCTGTGGTTGGCATTGAAGACCCTGTACGACCTGAG GTACCAGATGCTATCAAAAAGTGCCAACGGGCAGGGATCACTGTCCGCATGGTGACAGGAGACAACATCAACACTGCCCGTGCCATCGCCATCAAATGTGGCATCCTTCAACCTGGAGATGACTTCTTGTGTCTGGAGGGCCACGAGTTCAACCAACGGATCCGCAACGAGCAGGGAGAG GTTGATCAAGAGCGCTTTGATAATGTTTGGCCAAAACTGCGAGTTCTCGCCAGATCGTCTccaacagacaaacacactctgGTTCAAG GTATCATCGAAAGCACAGCGCTGGAGCAGAGACAGGTAGTTGCCGTAACTGGAGACGGAACAAATGATGGACCTGCCCTCAAGAAAGCGGACATAGGCTTCGCCATG GGCATTGCAGGTACGGATGTGGCGAAGGAGGCATCTGACATCATCCTGACAGACGATAACTTCAGCAGCATTGTGAAGGCTGTGATGTGGGGCAGGAATGTCTATGACAGCATCTCCAAGTTCCTGCAGTTCCAGCTCACCGTCAACGTGGTTGCCGTCATCGTGGCCTTCACTGGAGCCTGCATCACCCAG gACTCTCCTCTGAAAGCTGTGCAGATGCTGTGGGTCAACCTCATCATGGACACTTTCGCCTCGCTGGCTCTTGCCACTGAACCGCCAACTGAAGCGCTGCTGCTCAGGAACCCGTACGGCCGCAATAAGCCACTCATCTCCGTCACGATGCTGAAGAACATCCTGGGACATGCTGTGTACCAGCTGATTGTCATCTTCACCCTGCTCTTTGAGG GTGAGAAGATGTTTAATATTAAGAGCGGCAGGAACGCCCCCCTCCACTCCCCACCCTCTGCGCACTACACCATCGTGTTCAACACTTTCGTTCAGATGCAGCTGTTCAACGAACTAAATGCCCGCAAGATTCACGGCGAGCGGAACATCTTCAAAGGCATCTTCAACAACCTCATCTTCTGCACCATCCTCCTAGGAACCTTCGTCGTACAG TTCATCATTGTGCAGTTTGGTGGTAAACCGTTCAGCTGTGTGAGTCTGAGCGTTGAGCAGTGGCTGTGGTGCGTCTTGCTGGGATCCGGCAGTCTCGTGTGGGGACAG GTGGTGACCTGTATCCCCACTAGCTGGCTCAAGTTCCTGGGGAAAGCATGTCAGTGCACTCAGCGGAATGGAAACCAAGAGGATGAGATGGAGGACCAAGATGAGACTGACCAAACTGAGGAGGAGAAGCAAAAGGGGAACTGGTTCCGCAACCGGAACCGCATCAAGACGCAG ATCCATGTAATGGCCGCCTTCAGAGGTAGCCTGTCTCCTTATGAAAGTCTGGAGAAACACGGTTCTCGCGGTTCCATAGACCTCTTCATGGCCCAACACAAGTTCCATAGCAAGGAGTCGGTGCCTCAGATCGCACTGCAGCTGCCCACCCCGCCCAACACCACTCCTCCTGCCTCAAACTGA
- the tmem209 gene encoding transmembrane protein 209, which translates to MLTPSKEGMPSMIDRALRMRREEQARQVVLAWAVLNMSLAGMIYTEMSGKLLSRYYNITYWPIWYIELVLASLFSLNALFDFWKYFKYTMAPSSIAVSPTQHRLLGLRNTSIQASPPQKPEKKETPLPAQSSPLQGQSVLSFSPSRPATTSPKFSPSSVPGYNPPLSNPSTPSSAGGPFSPSVAFGKVLNYSPSPGSSPYSPSSIGPAEGSSLRARYRTSPSVFNSPGSKEDCMEDLKSLERFLRTEEEKGHRSQLGSPESVSPSHSPTFWNYNRSVGDYAQSLRKFLYQPASRSQAPSAHKDETDLGSKQAAEEVWARITTSRPVVDRIDSWTAKLRNWISDTILVPLVKEIDSVNSQLRRMGCPELQIGEASISSLKQAAVMKASSIPTMNSIVQYLDITPNQEYVVDRIKELAHSGCMSSFRWNGGGDLKNRKWDTDVPTDCAILMHVFCTYLDSRLPPHPKYPDGKTFTAQHFSHTPDKPDVTKENLFCVHQSSTTPPHYQLIYQGHIYSLPKGRNNLFHTILMFLYVIKTKESGMLGRVNLGLSGVNILWIFEN; encoded by the exons ATGTTGACCCCGTCGAAGGAGGGGATGCCCAGTATGATTGACAGGGcgctgaggatgaggagggaggagcaggCTCGTCAGGTGGTCCTCGCCTGGGCTGTCCTCAACATGTCCCTGGCTGGCATGATTTACACTGAAAT GTCTGGGAAATTGCTGAGTAGATACTACAACATCACCTACTGGCCTATTTGGTACATTG AACTGGTGCTAGCGTCTCTCTTTAGTCTCAATGCTCTTTTTGACTTctggaaatatttcaaatacaCAATGGCTCCCTCCAGCATTGCTGTATCCCCTACGCAGCATCGACTCCTTGGTCTGAGAAACACAA GTATTCAGGCCTCTCCACCCCAGAAGCCAGAGAAGAAGGAAACCCCACTTCCTGCGCAGTCATCTCCGCTGCAGGGCCAGAGCGTGCTGAGTTTCAGTCCCTCGCGACCAGCAACGACCAGCCCCAAGTTCTCTCCCAGCTCTGTGCCCGGGTACAACCCTCCTCTCAGCAACCCATCCACTCCAAGCAGTGCAGGGGGGCCCTTTTCACCCTCAGTGGCCTTTGGAAAG gtGTTAAACTACAGTCCCTCCCCTGGCTCTTCTCCCTATTCCCCGAGCAGCATTGGGCCAGCAGAAGGCTCCAGCTTGAGGGCTCGGTACCGTACTTCACCCTCTGTGTTTAACTCCCCGGGAAGCAAGGAGGACTGCATGGAAGATCTGAAAAGCCTGGAGAGGTTTCTCCGTACCGAGGAGGAGAAGGGTCATCGCAGCCAGCTAG GGAGTCCAGAGTCTGTGTCTCCAAGCCACAGTCCAACATTTTGGAACTACAATCGCTCAGTGGGGGATTATGCCCAAAGTCTGAGGAAATTCCTGTACCAGCCTGCCTCACGCTCTCAGGCCCCGTCTGCACACAAGGATGAGACTGACCTGGGCTCCAAACAGGCTGCAGAAGAG GTGTGGGCCAGAATTACAACCAGTCGCCCTGTAGTGGACCGCATTGATAGCTGGACAGCCAAGCTTAGGAAT TGGATCAGTGACACCATCTTGGTCCCCCTGGTCAAGGAAATAGACTCTGTCAACAGCCAGCTCAGGAGGATGGGCTGCCCTGAACTCCAGATAGGAG AGGCCAGCATCAGCAGCTTGAAACAGGCAGCTGTGATGAAAGCCTCGTCCATCCCCACAATGAACTCTATTGTCCAGTACCTGGACATCACTCCCAACCAGGAATATGTAGTAGATCGCATAAAAG AGCTGGCCCACAGTGGATGTATGAGCTCCTTTCGCTGGAATGGTGGTGGTGATCTCAAGAACAGAAAATGGGACACAGACGTACCCACTGACTGTGCT ATCCTCATGCATGTGTTTTGTACATATTTGGACTCCAGACTGCCCCCACACCCCAAGTACCCAGACGGGAAGACTTTCACTGCACAGCACTTCAGCCACACCCCGGACAAGCCTG ATGTGACCAAGGAGAACCTCTTCTGCGTCCACCAGAGCAGCACCACTCCCCCTCACTACCAGCTCATCTACCAGGGACACATCTACAGTCTACCCAAG GGCAGGAACAACCTGTTCCACACAATCCTCATGTTCCTCTATGTCATTAAGACTAAGGAGTCAGGGATGCTGGG GAGAGTAAATCTTGGCCTATCTGGCGTGAACATCCTGTGGATATTCGAAAACTAA